A single Vigna radiata var. radiata cultivar VC1973A chromosome 8, Vradiata_ver6, whole genome shotgun sequence DNA region contains:
- the LOC106770612 gene encoding protein HAPLESS 2-like: MGNVIESFASGLGQATGKLFSSPIEFLSGKSCSSACGPTWDFMCYIENFCIANILKLAMVFMLSYVVLLFFYLVHKLGICGCLCRSSCKMIWACFSSCFRLWEYSCTFLCIKLHNIRRTRRIRRRVRMDMKKKLYSGESLSHHFSTHTKMSRSISRSRDYKASHLRKSLQPRRHHARVEISRDLRCKSKRNHSLGEPSFTSNAIKHDNHIGTSNHIKVIRTSKFARKGISRRNRVLPRQRSRIS; this comes from the exons ATGGGAAACGTCATTGAATCGTTTGCTTCGGGCTTGGGACAGGCTACTGGTAAACTATTTAGTTCTCCGATTGAATTTCTTTCTGGAAAGTCTTGCAG CTCAGCGTGTGGACCAACATGGGATTTCATGTGCTATATCGAAAATTTTTGCATTGCCAATATCCTAAAATTAGCCATGGTATTCATGCTATCGTACGTTG TTCTgttgttcttctatctggtgcaTAAATTGGGCATATGTGGATGTCTTTGCCGGTCTTCTTGCAAAATGATATGGGCATGTTTCTCTTCGTGTTTCCGTCTTTGGGAGTATTCTTGCACTTTCTTGTGTATTAAGCTACACAATATCAGGAGAACGAGGAGAATAAGAAGAAGGGTAAGAATggacatgaaaaaaaaattgtactcaGGTGAAAGCCTTTCGCACCatttttcaacacatacaaaaaTGAGCAGATCAATTTCGCGTAGTAGAGATTATAAAGCCTCTCACCTAAGAAAGTCTTTGCAACCAAGGAGACATCATGCTAGGGTTGAAATTAGTAGAGATCTTAGATGTAAAAGTAAAAGGAATCATAGTCTTGGAGAGCCCAGTTTCACAAGCAATGCCATTAAGCATGACAATCACATAGGCACAAGCAATCACATAAAGGTAATCCGTACATCTAAGTTTGCAAGAAAAGGTATATCTAGAAGGAATAGAGTTCTGCCGAGACAGAGAAGTAGAATCTCTTAG